The Pseudomonas azotoformans genome has a segment encoding these proteins:
- a CDS encoding heavy metal translocating P-type ATPase — MNGSTTFDLPISGMTCASCAGRVERALGKVPGVQSVSVNLANERAHIEVLGQMDPGVLIAAVDKAGYTATLPQSETATDANQAQRLHRDRWSLLLAILLALPLVLPMLVEPLGLHWMLPAWAQFALATPVQFIFGARFYIAAWKAVRAGAGNMDLLVAIGTSAGYGLSIYEWLTAHPGMAPHLYFEASAVVIALVLLGKYLESRAKRQTASAIRALEALRPERAIRVIEGREEEVAINALKLNDLVLVKPGERFPVDGEVVEGQSHADEALISGESLPVPKQPGDQVTGGAINGEGRLLVRTLALGAESVLARIIRLVEDAQAAKAPIQKLVDKVSQVFVPAVLVLALMTLVGWWLYGAPLETAIINAVAVLVIACPCALGLATPTAIMAGTGVAARHGILIKDAEALERAHEVSAVVFDKTGTLTSGAPKIAHLAAVDGNEALLLQQAGALQRGSEHPLAKAVLDACDEKGLKVADVTASQSLTGRGIAGTLEGLQLALGNRRLLEESGLNAGGLAESAKAWEAEGRTLSWLIEQGPQPRVLGLFAFGDTLKPGALEAVEQLRAQHISSHLLTGDNRGSARVVAEALGIDDVYAEVLPADKAATVAELKKTGVVAMVGDGINDAPALAAADIGIAMGGGTDVAMHAAGITLMRGDPRLVPAALEISRKTYAKIRQNLFWAFVYNLIGIPLAAFGLLNPVLAGAAMALSSVSVVSNALLLKTWKPKNLEDQRP, encoded by the coding sequence ATGAATGGATCCACCACCTTTGACCTGCCCATCAGCGGCATGACCTGCGCCAGCTGTGCCGGCCGGGTCGAGCGTGCGCTGGGCAAGGTGCCGGGGGTGCAAAGCGTCAGCGTCAACCTGGCCAATGAGCGCGCCCATATCGAAGTACTCGGCCAGATGGACCCCGGCGTGTTGATCGCCGCCGTCGACAAAGCCGGCTACACCGCCACCCTGCCCCAAAGCGAAACCGCCACCGACGCCAATCAAGCCCAGCGTCTGCACCGCGATCGTTGGTCGCTGCTGCTGGCGATCCTGCTGGCTTTGCCATTGGTGCTGCCGATGCTGGTGGAACCGCTCGGCCTGCACTGGATGCTACCCGCCTGGGCGCAGTTCGCCCTGGCCACCCCCGTGCAATTCATCTTTGGCGCTCGCTTTTATATCGCCGCCTGGAAAGCCGTGCGTGCCGGTGCTGGCAATATGGACCTGCTGGTGGCGATCGGCACCAGCGCCGGTTACGGCCTGAGTATTTATGAATGGCTCACGGCGCACCCTGGCATGGCGCCGCACCTGTACTTCGAAGCCTCGGCGGTAGTGATCGCCCTGGTGCTGCTCGGTAAATACCTGGAGAGCCGCGCCAAGCGCCAGACCGCCAGCGCTATCCGCGCCCTGGAAGCCTTGCGTCCGGAGCGGGCGATTCGGGTGATTGAAGGCCGTGAAGAAGAGGTCGCCATCAATGCCCTGAAACTCAATGATCTGGTGCTGGTAAAACCCGGTGAACGCTTCCCGGTGGACGGTGAAGTCGTCGAGGGCCAAAGCCATGCCGACGAAGCCCTGATCAGTGGCGAGAGCCTGCCCGTACCGAAACAACCCGGCGATCAGGTTACCGGTGGCGCCATCAATGGCGAAGGTCGCCTGCTCGTGCGCACCCTGGCCCTCGGTGCCGAAAGCGTGTTGGCGCGGATCATCCGCCTAGTGGAAGACGCCCAGGCCGCCAAGGCACCGATCCAGAAACTGGTGGATAAAGTCAGCCAGGTATTCGTTCCGGCCGTGCTGGTGCTGGCGTTGATGACGTTGGTGGGCTGGTGGCTGTATGGCGCGCCCCTGGAGACCGCGATCATCAATGCCGTCGCCGTGTTGGTGATCGCCTGCCCTTGCGCCCTGGGCCTGGCGACGCCAACCGCCATCATGGCCGGCACCGGTGTTGCCGCGCGCCACGGCATTTTGATCAAGGACGCAGAAGCCCTGGAACGCGCCCATGAAGTGAGCGCGGTGGTCTTCGACAAGACCGGCACCCTCACCTCCGGCGCGCCAAAAATTGCGCACCTGGCGGCCGTGGATGGCAATGAGGCCTTGCTGCTGCAGCAAGCCGGCGCGTTGCAACGGGGCAGTGAACACCCGCTGGCCAAAGCCGTGCTGGATGCCTGTGATGAAAAAGGGCTGAAGGTGGCTGACGTAACGGCCAGCCAATCCCTGACCGGACGCGGCATCGCCGGCACGCTGGAGGGTCTGCAACTGGCCCTGGGCAATCGTCGCCTGCTGGAAGAAAGCGGCTTGAACGCAGGCGGGTTGGCCGAATCAGCCAAGGCTTGGGAGGCAGAAGGCCGCACCTTGTCCTGGCTGATCGAGCAAGGCCCACAACCCCGAGTGCTTGGGCTGTTCGCCTTTGGCGACACGCTCAAACCCGGCGCGTTGGAAGCGGTGGAGCAACTCAGGGCCCAGCACATCAGCAGCCATTTGCTCACCGGTGACAATCGCGGCAGCGCCCGCGTGGTGGCCGAGGCGTTGGGTATCGACGATGTGTACGCCGAAGTACTGCCCGCCGACAAAGCCGCCACCGTCGCCGAGTTGAAAAAAACCGGCGTGGTGGCCATGGTCGGTGACGGCATCAACGACGCCCCGGCCCTGGCCGCTGCCGACATCGGCATCGCCATGGGCGGCGGCACCGACGTGGCGATGCACGCCGCCGGCATCACCCTGATGCGCGGCGATCCGCGCCTGGTACCGGCCGCGCTGGAGATCAGCCGCAAGACCTACGCCAAGATCCGCCAGAACCTGTTCTGGGCCTTTGTGTATAACCTGATCGGCATTCCCCTGGCGGCATTTGGCCTGCTCAACCCGGTGCTGGCCGGCGCGGCGATGGCCTTGTCCAGCGTCAGCGTAGTGAGTAATGCGTTACTGTTGAAGACGTGGAAGCCCAAGAACCTGGAGGATCAGCGCCCATGA
- a CDS encoding heavy-metal-associated domain-containing protein, whose protein sequence is MQVFSVEGMTCGHCVRAVTQAVQSKDPAASVKVDLAAKEVGVESRLSAEQVIEAITEEGYSAKLA, encoded by the coding sequence ATGCAAGTATTCAGCGTTGAAGGAATGACCTGCGGCCATTGCGTTCGAGCGGTGACCCAGGCCGTGCAGAGCAAGGACCCGGCGGCCAGCGTGAAGGTCGACCTGGCGGCCAAGGAAGTGGGCGTCGAAAGCCGTTTGTCTGCCGAGCAAGTGATCGAGGCGATCACCGAAGAGGGCTACAGCGCCAAGCTCGCCTGA
- a CDS encoding Bcr/CflA family multidrug efflux MFS transporter produces MNLRIILILGALSAFAPLAIDFYLPGFPAMAKAFATDEKHIQLTLAVYFAGLAIGQLIYGPLADRFGRRGPLLSGVTLFTLASFACAFAPSLEWLIAARFVQALGGCAGMVISRAVVSDKCDAVGSAKVFSQLMLVTGLAPILAPLAGGLMVGIWGWQSIFLALSIFSVMAAIAVAVGLPETFPAHQPRQPLSGSLRRYAALLSDRVYLGYALTGGISIAGMFAYIAGSPFVFIQLYGVPAEHYGWLFGSNAAGFILVAQVNARLLSKRGPAFLLSRSVWVYLLAALSLLGIAALRTDALWPLLVPLFICIASLGCILPNTSACAMSGQGARAGSASALLGCIQFGVAAGAASLVGVLHDGTAMPMAMVISLCGVLAVTIAMSTQRLQRKRALQAQV; encoded by the coding sequence ATGAACCTTCGCATAATCCTGATTCTGGGTGCCTTGAGCGCCTTCGCGCCGTTGGCGATCGACTTTTACCTGCCCGGCTTCCCGGCCATGGCCAAGGCTTTCGCGACCGATGAAAAACACATCCAGCTGACCCTGGCGGTGTATTTCGCTGGCCTGGCCATCGGCCAATTGATCTACGGCCCACTGGCTGACCGCTTTGGTCGACGCGGCCCGCTGCTCAGTGGTGTCACGCTGTTTACCCTGGCTTCATTTGCCTGCGCCTTTGCGCCGTCCCTGGAGTGGCTGATCGCTGCGCGTTTTGTGCAAGCCCTCGGCGGCTGCGCGGGCATGGTGATTTCCCGTGCGGTGGTCAGCGACAAATGCGACGCGGTAGGCTCGGCCAAGGTGTTTTCCCAGTTGATGCTGGTCACCGGCCTGGCGCCGATCCTCGCACCGCTGGCCGGTGGTTTGATGGTGGGCATATGGGGCTGGCAGTCGATTTTCCTCGCCCTGTCGATCTTCAGCGTGATGGCGGCCATCGCCGTGGCCGTCGGGCTGCCGGAAACCTTCCCGGCCCATCAGCCGCGCCAGCCGTTATCCGGGTCGCTGCGTCGTTATGCGGCGCTGTTGTCGGACCGGGTTTACCTCGGCTATGCCCTCACCGGTGGTATCTCGATTGCCGGGATGTTTGCCTACATCGCCGGTTCACCTTTCGTATTTATTCAGCTCTATGGCGTGCCTGCCGAGCATTACGGCTGGCTGTTCGGTTCCAACGCTGCGGGCTTTATCCTGGTGGCGCAAGTCAATGCGCGGTTGCTGTCCAAGCGTGGCCCGGCGTTCCTGTTGTCGCGCAGTGTCTGGGTCTATCTGCTGGCCGCGTTGAGCTTGCTGGGTATTGCGGCGCTGCGCACTGACGCGTTGTGGCCATTGCTGGTGCCGCTGTTTATCTGCATCGCCAGCCTGGGCTGCATTTTGCCGAATACCTCGGCCTGTGCCATGAGTGGGCAGGGTGCAAGGGCGGGTAGCGCTTCGGCGTTGCTCGGTTGCATTCAGTTTGGCGTGGCGGCAGGCGCGGCATCGTTGGTCGGGGTTTTGCACGACGGCACGGCGATGCCGATGGCGATGGTCATCAGCCTGTGCGGTGTGTTGGCGGTGACGATTGCGATGTCGACCCAGCGCCTGCAACGCAAACGGGCCTTGCAGGCGCAGGTCTGA
- a CDS encoding zinc-binding alcohol dehydrogenase family protein — MKAIAYYASLPINDPNALQDIELPAPVPGPRDLLVEVKAISVNPVDTKVRQNVAPENGAAKVLGWDVAGVVKAVGSDVTLFKAGDKVFYAGSLVRPGGNSELHTVDERIVGHMPKSLGFADAAALPLTAITAWELLFERLQVQEGTQDEGQSLLIVGAAGGVGSILTQLASQLTALKVIGTASRPETQAWTKALGADLVIDHSQPLSEALKAAGHPQVTHVASLTQTDHHLDHLVEALQPQGKLALIDDPKALDVSKLKRKSLSLHWEFMYTRSMFETPDMIEQHNLLNRVAELIDAGTLKTTVGEHFGVINAANLRRAHALLESGKAKGKIVLEGF, encoded by the coding sequence ATGAAAGCCATCGCCTACTACGCCTCACTGCCGATCAACGATCCAAACGCCCTGCAAGACATCGAACTGCCCGCGCCTGTCCCCGGCCCGCGTGACTTGCTGGTGGAAGTCAAAGCCATCTCGGTCAACCCGGTGGACACCAAGGTGCGCCAGAACGTCGCCCCGGAAAATGGCGCCGCCAAGGTACTGGGCTGGGACGTGGCCGGTGTGGTCAAGGCAGTCGGCAGCGACGTAACGCTGTTCAAGGCCGGTGACAAGGTGTTCTACGCCGGTTCCCTGGTGCGTCCTGGCGGCAACAGCGAATTGCACACCGTGGACGAGCGCATCGTCGGGCATATGCCGAAAAGCCTGGGTTTTGCAGACGCCGCCGCGTTGCCGCTGACCGCCATCACCGCCTGGGAATTGCTGTTCGAACGCCTACAAGTGCAGGAAGGTACACAAGACGAAGGCCAGAGCCTGCTGATCGTCGGTGCCGCCGGTGGCGTGGGGTCGATCCTGACTCAACTAGCCAGCCAGCTCACCGCCTTGAAAGTGATCGGCACCGCCTCGCGTCCGGAAACCCAAGCGTGGACCAAAGCCCTCGGCGCTGACCTGGTGATCGACCACAGCCAACCGCTGAGCGAAGCGCTGAAAGCTGCCGGCCACCCGCAAGTGACCCACGTTGCCAGCCTGACCCAGACCGATCATCACCTGGACCACCTGGTGGAAGCCCTGCAACCCCAGGGCAAGCTGGCACTGATCGACGACCCCAAGGCGCTGGACGTCAGCAAACTCAAGCGCAAGAGCCTGTCGCTGCACTGGGAGTTCATGTACACACGCTCGATGTTCGAGACCCCGGACATGATCGAACAGCACAACCTGCTCAATCGCGTGGCCGAACTGATCGACGCAGGCACCCTGAAAACCACCGTGGGTGAGCACTTCGGTGTGATCAATGCGGCAAACCTGCGCCGTGCCCACGCGCTGCTGGAAAGTGGCAAGGCCAAGGGCAAGATCGTGCTGGAAGGCTTCTAA
- a CDS encoding putative quinol monooxygenase — protein MSTAFNVIATLIAKPGQQATLETLLRGLLEPTRLEAGCEQYDLHQDLQHPETFYMLERWSDDAALADHDQSAHIQSFRAKAADVLEHFELKRLKFLA, from the coding sequence ATGTCCACCGCCTTTAACGTCATTGCCACGCTGATCGCCAAACCCGGCCAACAGGCCACCCTGGAAACCTTGCTGCGCGGCCTGTTGGAGCCCACGCGCCTGGAAGCCGGTTGCGAGCAGTACGACCTGCACCAGGATCTGCAACACCCCGAAACCTTCTACATGCTCGAACGCTGGAGCGACGACGCGGCGCTGGCCGACCACGACCAGAGCGCGCACATCCAGAGCTTTCGCGCCAAGGCCGCGGATGTGCTCGAACACTTCGAGCTCAAGCGCCTGAAATTCCTCGCCTGA
- a CDS encoding LysR family transcriptional regulator, giving the protein MLRFDDLQLFVRAADLGSLSAAARVMDLSPAVASAALKRIEQQLGTRLLARSTRSLRLTAEGEGFLEYARAALSSLDEGRRLLASGQDHVSGVLQLSAPSDFGRNQLLPWLDEFQRDYPQLTVRLLLGDRIADLFRQPVDIALRYGEPEDSSLIALPIAPDNVRVLCASPSYLARYGEPRHLEQLAQHNCLLYMLGSRVHDHWSFHDGKREISLTVTGDRFSDDADVVRRWAVAGVGIAYKSWLDVSTDVLAGRLRLILPELRGERTPLNLLCAHRAQLSKPINLLREMLVSRCATLTGQLPERSGTT; this is encoded by the coding sequence ATGCTGCGTTTTGATGATTTGCAGTTGTTTGTGCGTGCGGCAGACCTGGGTAGCTTGTCCGCAGCAGCCAGGGTAATGGACCTGTCGCCTGCGGTGGCGAGTGCGGCGCTCAAGCGCATCGAACAGCAACTGGGCACACGCTTGCTGGCGCGTTCCACTCGCAGCCTGCGCCTGACCGCCGAAGGCGAGGGCTTCCTGGAGTATGCCCGTGCGGCCTTAAGCTCGCTGGATGAAGGGCGACGCTTATTGGCCAGCGGGCAGGACCATGTCAGTGGTGTGCTGCAGTTGTCGGCCCCGTCGGATTTCGGACGCAATCAGCTGTTGCCGTGGTTGGATGAATTCCAGCGTGACTACCCGCAACTCACCGTGCGGCTGTTGCTGGGCGACCGGATCGCCGATCTGTTCCGCCAGCCGGTGGATATCGCCTTGCGCTATGGTGAGCCTGAAGACTCCAGCCTGATTGCGCTGCCCATCGCCCCGGACAATGTGCGTGTGCTGTGTGCGTCTCCCAGCTACCTCGCGCGTTATGGCGAGCCTCGGCACCTGGAGCAACTGGCCCAGCACAATTGCCTGCTGTATATGCTCGGCAGCCGGGTCCACGATCACTGGAGCTTTCACGACGGTAAACGTGAAATCAGCCTGACCGTCACCGGAGACCGCTTCAGTGACGATGCCGATGTGGTGCGGCGCTGGGCGGTGGCGGGCGTGGGCATTGCCTACAAGTCCTGGCTGGATGTGAGTACCGACGTGCTGGCCGGGCGCTTGCGCCTTATCCTGCCGGAGCTGCGGGGCGAGCGCACGCCGCTCAATCTGCTGTGTGCCCACCGCGCTCAACTGAGCAAACCCATTAACTTGTTGCGGGAAATGCTCGTGTCCCGTTGTGCGACATTGACCGGCCAGCTGCCAGAGCGATCCGGCACCACGTAA
- a CDS encoding ArsR/SmtB family transcription factor, with protein MEAAPCISQIASLLAEPKRTAMLWALMDGSAKSPVELATLAGLSPTSANAHLARMTASGVLRVEARRGKRLFRVAAPDVSAAIDALARTTMACAARCAPDALPPALVAPALLRHARLCHGHLGGELGAQLYQHLLEADWIERHEHRTDITVKGAQRLAGLGIFTQALASPLVCNCFDWSQHQPHLGGALGAGLLQLFLQSNWITVINESHALRVNAVGHREITRLAMSV; from the coding sequence ATGGAAGCTGCACCTTGCATCAGTCAGATCGCCAGCTTGCTCGCCGAGCCCAAACGTACTGCCATGCTGTGGGCCTTGATGGATGGCTCGGCCAAGTCGCCCGTCGAGTTGGCGACGCTTGCCGGCTTGTCACCGACCTCCGCCAACGCGCATTTGGCGCGAATGACGGCCAGTGGTGTATTGCGGGTGGAAGCCCGGCGTGGCAAGCGCTTGTTCCGTGTCGCGGCGCCTGATGTCAGCGCCGCCATCGATGCCTTGGCCAGGACCACCATGGCCTGCGCCGCACGCTGCGCGCCGGATGCTCTGCCTCCGGCCCTGGTGGCTCCCGCATTGTTACGCCATGCACGCCTGTGCCATGGCCACCTTGGCGGGGAATTGGGCGCGCAGTTGTACCAGCACCTGCTGGAAGCGGATTGGATCGAACGTCATGAGCACCGCACCGATATCACGGTCAAGGGCGCGCAGCGCCTGGCAGGCCTGGGTATTTTTACCCAAGCCCTGGCGTCGCCGCTGGTATGCAATTGTTTCGACTGGAGCCAGCACCAACCTCATCTGGGTGGTGCGCTGGGGGCGGGGTTGTTGCAACTGTTTCTGCAGTCGAATTGGATCACTGTGATCAATGAGTCTCACGCTTTACGGGTCAACGCCGTAGGGCACAGGGAAATCACCCGATTGGCCATGTCTGTGTGA
- a CDS encoding adenosine deaminase: MYDWLNALPKAELHLHLEGSLEPELLFALAERNKIALPWNDVETLRKAYAFNNLQEFLDLYYKGADVLRTSQDFYDLTWAYLLRCKEQNVIHTEPFFDPQTHTDRGIPFEVVLNGIAAALKDGEQQLGITSGLILSFLRHLSEAEAEKTLDQALPFRDAFVAVGLDSSEMGHPPSKFQRVFDRARHEGFLTVAHAGEEGPPEYIWEAIDLLKIQRIDHGVRAIEDERLMQRIIDEQIPLTVCPLSNTKLCVFDDMAQHNILDMLERGVKVTVNSDDPAYFGGYVTENFHALYTSLGMTQDQAKRLAQNSLDARLVKP; encoded by the coding sequence ATGTACGATTGGCTCAACGCCCTGCCCAAGGCTGAACTGCACCTGCACCTGGAAGGCTCGCTGGAGCCTGAGCTGCTGTTTGCCCTGGCCGAGCGCAACAAGATTGCGCTGCCGTGGAACGACGTCGAAACCCTGCGCAAGGCCTATGCCTTCAACAACCTGCAAGAGTTTCTCGACCTGTATTACAAGGGTGCCGACGTGCTGCGCACTTCCCAGGATTTCTACGACCTGACCTGGGCCTACCTGCTGCGCTGCAAAGAGCAGAACGTGATCCACACCGAACCCTTCTTCGACCCGCAGACCCACACCGACCGTGGCATCCCGTTCGAAGTGGTGCTCAACGGCATCGCCGCTGCGCTGAAAGATGGCGAGCAGCAACTGGGTATCACCAGCGGCTTGATCCTCAGCTTCCTGCGCCATCTGAGCGAAGCCGAGGCCGAGAAAACCCTGGACCAGGCCTTGCCGTTCCGTGACGCATTCGTGGCCGTGGGCCTGGACAGCTCGGAAATGGGTCACCCACCGAGCAAGTTTCAGCGCGTGTTCGACCGTGCCCGCCACGAAGGCTTCCTTACCGTGGCCCACGCCGGCGAAGAAGGCCCGCCCGAGTACATCTGGGAAGCCATCGACCTGCTGAAAATCCAGCGTATCGACCATGGCGTGCGCGCCATCGAAGACGAGCGTCTGATGCAGCGCATCATCGACGAGCAGATCCCGCTGACCGTCTGCCCACTGTCCAACACCAAGCTGTGCGTGTTCGACGACATGGCCCAGCACAACATCCTCGACATGCTGGAGCGTGGCGTGAAGGTGACGGTGAACTCGGATGACCCGGCCTACTTCGGCGGTTATGTCACCGAGAACTTCCACGCGCTGTACACCTCGCTGGGCATGACCCAGGACCAGGCCAAACGCCTGGCGCAGAACAGCCTGGATGCGCGCCTCGTAAAGCCATGA
- a CDS encoding calcium:proton antiporter, with product MLTSLKQEKFMLLALIAAIAAYPLEHWMLHSGQITALLAGVVLIGFIVVASMRVAHHAEQLAEKVGDPYGTMILTLAAVLVEVVILAIMMSNEPSPTLVRDTIYSAVMLDINGILGLAALMGGIKHGEQSYNDDSARTYSVMILTAMGVSMVVPEFIPEADWKIYSAFTIGAMVVLYTLFLRMQVGPHSYFFSYSYPEKRRKKLPEDEQAPPVNLAFSIGTLVFGVIVIGALAEVMSKTLDLGLEGTGAPPVITAIVVAAISAAPEILTALRAALANRMQSVVNIALGASLSTVILTVPVMEAMALYTGQPFQMAMTPVQTVMVFITLIVSAINLNDGETNAIEGMTHFVLFATFIMLSLLGL from the coding sequence ATGCTCACATCCCTCAAGCAAGAAAAATTCATGCTGCTGGCGCTGATTGCCGCCATCGCCGCCTACCCGTTGGAGCACTGGATGCTGCACAGCGGGCAGATCACGGCGTTGCTGGCTGGCGTGGTGCTGATCGGCTTTATCGTGGTGGCGTCGATGCGCGTAGCCCACCATGCCGAGCAACTCGCGGAAAAAGTCGGCGATCCCTACGGCACCATGATCCTCACCCTTGCCGCCGTACTGGTGGAAGTGGTGATCCTGGCGATCATGATGAGCAACGAACCGTCGCCCACCTTGGTGCGGGACACCATTTATTCCGCGGTCATGCTCGACATCAACGGCATCCTCGGCCTGGCCGCGCTGATGGGCGGCATCAAGCATGGCGAACAGTCCTACAACGATGATTCGGCCCGCACCTACAGCGTGATGATCCTCACCGCCATGGGCGTGTCGATGGTGGTGCCGGAGTTCATCCCCGAAGCGGACTGGAAAATCTACTCGGCCTTTACCATTGGCGCGATGGTGGTGTTGTACACCCTGTTCCTGCGTATGCAGGTGGGGCCGCACAGTTACTTTTTCAGCTACAGCTACCCGGAAAAACGCCGTAAGAAGTTGCCGGAAGATGAGCAGGCGCCGCCGGTCAACCTGGCATTTTCCATCGGCACCCTGGTGTTTGGGGTGATTGTGATCGGCGCATTGGCCGAGGTGATGTCCAAGACTCTGGATCTTGGCCTGGAAGGTACGGGAGCGCCGCCGGTGATCACGGCGATTGTGGTCGCGGCGATTTCGGCTGCGCCGGAGATTTTGACGGCATTGCGCGCCGCGTTGGCCAACCGCATGCAGTCGGTGGTCAACATTGCGTTGGGGGCTTCGCTGTCGACGGTGATCCTGACGGTGCCGGTGATGGAGGCGATGGCGCTCTACACCGGCCAGCCGTTCCAGATGGCAATGACCCCGGTACAGACCGTGATGGTGTTTATCACGCTGATTGTCAGCGCGATCAACCTCAACGATGGCGAAACCAACGCCATCGAAGGGATGACCCATTTTGTGCTGTTTGCGACCTTTATCATGCTGTCGCTGTTGGGGTTGTAG
- a CDS encoding 8-oxoguanine deaminase, which yields MPATRIWLKNPLAIFTANGLDARGGLVLQDGVITEVLPQGQEPAQPCTQVFDAREHVVLPGLINTHHHFYQTLTRAWAPVVNQPLFPWLKTLYPVWARLTPEKLALASKVALAELLLSGCTTAADHHYLFPDGLENAIDVQVESVRELGMRAMLTRGSMSLGEADGGLPPQQTVQQGQVILEDSQRLIHEYHERGDGAHIQIALAPCSPFSVTPEIMEASAELANRLDVRLHTHLAETLDEEDFCLQRFGLRTVDYLDSVGWLGPRTWLAHGIHFNPDEIARLGAAGTGICHCPSSNMRLASGICPTLDLLAAGAPVGLGVDGSASNDASNMILEARQALYIQRLRYGAEKITPQGVLGWATKGSAQLLGRTDIGELAVGKQADLALFKLDELRFSGSHDPISALLLCGADRADRVMIAGKWRVIDGQVEGLDLKGLIADHTQAARQLIAG from the coding sequence ATGCCTGCGACCCGTATCTGGTTAAAAAACCCCCTCGCGATTTTCACCGCCAATGGCCTCGATGCCCGTGGCGGCCTGGTACTGCAAGACGGTGTGATCACCGAAGTGCTGCCCCAAGGCCAAGAACCTGCGCAGCCCTGCACCCAAGTGTTCGATGCGCGTGAACATGTGGTCCTGCCGGGGCTGATCAATACCCACCATCATTTCTACCAAACCCTGACTCGCGCCTGGGCGCCGGTGGTCAATCAGCCGTTGTTTCCCTGGTTGAAAACTTTGTATCCGGTGTGGGCGCGGCTCACCCCGGAAAAACTCGCCCTCGCCAGCAAAGTCGCATTGGCTGAATTGCTGCTTTCGGGCTGCACCACGGCGGCGGACCATCACTACCTGTTTCCCGACGGCCTGGAAAACGCCATCGACGTACAGGTGGAAAGCGTCCGCGAGTTGGGGATGCGCGCCATGCTCACCCGTGGCTCCATGAGCCTGGGCGAAGCCGACGGCGGCCTGCCACCGCAACAAACGGTGCAACAAGGCCAAGTCATCCTTGAGGACAGCCAACGCCTGATCCACGAATACCATGAACGTGGTGACGGCGCGCACATCCAGATCGCACTGGCGCCTTGCTCACCGTTTTCCGTGACCCCGGAAATCATGGAAGCCAGCGCCGAATTGGCCAACCGCCTGGACGTGCGCCTGCACACCCACCTTGCCGAAACGCTCGACGAAGAAGACTTCTGCCTGCAGCGCTTCGGCTTGCGCACCGTGGACTACCTGGACAGCGTCGGCTGGCTCGGCCCGCGCACCTGGCTGGCCCATGGTATTCACTTCAACCCGGATGAAATTGCACGCCTGGGCGCCGCCGGCACCGGCATCTGCCATTGCCCAAGCTCGAACATGCGCCTGGCATCCGGCATCTGCCCGACCCTGGACCTGCTCGCCGCCGGCGCACCTGTCGGCCTGGGCGTGGACGGTTCCGCGTCCAACGATGCGTCGAACATGATCCTTGAAGCGCGCCAGGCTTTGTATATCCAGCGACTGCGTTACGGCGCGGAAAAGATCACCCCGCAAGGCGTGCTGGGCTGGGCGACCAAAGGCTCGGCACAGTTGTTGGGCCGTACGGATATCGGTGAATTGGCCGTCGGAAAACAGGCCGACCTGGCGCTGTTCAAGCTTGACGAGCTGCGCTTCTCCGGTAGCCATGATCCGATTTCGGCGCTGCTGCTGTGCGGCGCCGACCGTGCGGACCGGGTGATGATTGCAGGCAAATGGCGCGTGATCGACGGCCAGGTCGAAGGTCTGGATCTCAAGGGCTTGATCGCCGATCACACCCAGGCCGCGCGGCAGTTGATCGCCGGCTAA
- a CDS encoding SDR family oxidoreductase, producing the protein MSTPKTALIIGASRGLGLGLVKQLLQDGWDVTATVRDPSKADALKAVGPVQIEKLDMDDQQAVIALSQRLKERTFDLLFVNAGVKGPANQEPGHATLAEVGQLFFTNAVAPINLAQRFVGQIRKDTGVLAFMSSVLGSVTIPDGSDLALYKASKAALNSMTNSFITQLGDHKLTVLSLHPGWVKTDMGGENAHIDVDTSVRGLVDQVNAYTGKGGHHFIDYKGDTIAW; encoded by the coding sequence ATGTCTACGCCAAAAACCGCATTGATCATCGGCGCCTCGCGTGGGCTGGGCCTTGGCCTGGTCAAGCAACTGTTGCAGGACGGTTGGGACGTGACCGCCACCGTGCGTGATCCGAGCAAGGCCGATGCCCTGAAAGCCGTGGGCCCAGTACAGATCGAGAAACTCGACATGGACGACCAGCAAGCCGTGATCGCCCTGAGCCAACGCCTGAAGGAACGCACCTTCGACCTGCTGTTCGTCAACGCCGGTGTCAAAGGCCCCGCCAATCAGGAGCCGGGCCACGCCACCTTGGCAGAAGTCGGCCAGTTGTTCTTCACCAACGCCGTAGCGCCGATCAACCTGGCCCAGCGTTTTGTCGGGCAGATCCGCAAGGACACTGGCGTGCTGGCCTTCATGAGTTCGGTACTGGGCAGCGTGACCATCCCCGACGGCTCCGACCTGGCGCTGTACAAAGCCAGCAAGGCGGCACTCAATTCCATGACCAACAGCTTCATCACTCAGTTGGGCGATCACAAGCTGACCGTGCTGTCGCTGCACCCAGGCTGGGTGAAGACCGACATGGGTGGCGAAAACGCACACATCGACGTCGACACCAGCGTGCGCGGCCTGGTGGACCAGGTGAACGCCTACACCGGCAAGGGCGGCCATCACTTTATCGATTACAAAGGCGACACCATCGCCTGGTAA